One window of the Anolis sagrei isolate rAnoSag1 chromosome 5, rAnoSag1.mat, whole genome shotgun sequence genome contains the following:
- the INTS12 gene encoding integrator complex subunit 12, translated as MAAAMNLELDPIFLKALGFLHSKSKDSAEKLKALLDESLSRGIDSSYRPSQKEVEPPKISIAKPISVKQEIKVSSSLPTGSNNGKPVVAEKVKKEVEKRSVDKIKLEISEAVEIPKKPRLEKPETRSSPITVQTSKDLAMADLSSFEETSADDFAMEMGLACVVCRQMTVTSGNPLVECQECHNLYHQDCHKPQVTDKEMNDPRLVWYCARCTRQMKKMAQKTQKPSQKPAPAVVTVAPVVKDPLIKKPEIKQKLETTTAFLAFKRTEVKTSATVSGNSNSASVSSSSASGLTGWAAFAAKTSSAGPSTAKLGSTTQSTAGKPVAASSNQKPMGLSGLATAKAGLGSKLPSPSSSTSPVQLKPLPPLTLGKTGLSRSISSDNVSKVGLPSPSSSVPSSSQAAGGNGSSGTTGGSSGSGSKSSGESGNQSPSLKGPTSQESQLNAMKRLQMVKKKAAQKKLKK; from the exons ATGGCTGCTGCTATGAACTTGGAGCTGGACCCCATCTTCTTGAAAGCTCTTGGTTTCTTGCATTCCAAAAGCAAAGATTCTGCTGAGAAACTCAAAGCGCTGCTTGACGAATCCTTGTCCAGAGGGATAGACTCAAGCTACCGCCCCTCACAGAAG GAGGTAGAGCCACCCAAAATATCTATTGCAAAACCAATATCCGTTAAACAAGAGATTAAGGTTTCCTCAAGCCTTCCTACAGGCAGCAATAATGGCAAACCTGTTGTGGCCGAAAAGGTGAAAAAGGAAGTGGAAAAGCGATCTGTTGATAAG ATAAAACTGGAAATCAGTGAAGCAGTTGAAATTCCAAAGAAACCAAGGCTAGAAAAGCCGGAGACCCGTTCTTCTCCAATCACAGTGCAGACGAGCAAGGATTTGGCCATGGCTGACCTCTCTAGTTTTGAAGAAACTAGTGCAGATGATTTTGCCATGGAGATGGGCCTGGCTTGCGTGGTTTGCAG GCAAATGACTGTTACTTCTGGGAATCCGTTGGTTGAGTGTCAAGAATGCCACAATCTCTATCACCAAGATTGCCACAAGCCTCAAGTGACGGACAAGGAGATGAATGATCCCCGCCTTGTGTGGTATTGTGCCCGATGTACCCGGCAAATGAAAAAAATG GCTCAGAAAACTCAGAAGCCTTCCCAGAAGCCAGCCCCTGCTGTAGTTACAGTAGCTCCTGTTGTGAAAGATCCACTCATAAAGAAACCGGAAATTAAGCAAAAGTTAGAGACCACAACAGCCTTTCTCGCCTTTAAAAGGACAGAGGTCAAG ACTTCAGCCACTGTTTCTGGTAACTCAAACAGTGCCAGTGTCTCTTCCTCCTCAGCTAGTGGCCTTACAGGGTGGGCAGCTTTTGCAGCAAAAACATCATCTGCAGGCCCATCCACAGCCAAGTTGGGATCCACAACACAGAGCACCGCTGGGAAGCCTGTTGCAGCCTCAAGTAATCAGAAACCCATGGGTTTGTCAGGATTGGCAACAGCTAAGGCAGGGCTAGGCTCAAAATTGCCATCGCCTAGTAGTAGCACAAGCCCTGTTCAGTTGAAGCCTCTGCCACCTCTGACGTTGGGGAAAACAGGCCTTTCTCGTTCAATAAGTAGTGACAATGTAAGCAAAGTGGGGCTTCCGAGTCCAAGCAGTTCAGTCCCAAGCAGCAGCCAAGCTGCAGGTGGAAATGGAAGCAGTGGAACAACAGGCGGCAGCAGCGGGAGTGGGAGCAAATCCAGTGGAGAATCTGGGAATCAATCCCCATCTTTGAAAGGTCCTACTTCTCAAGAGTcacaactcaatgctatgaaaagaTTGCAGATGGTCAAAAAGAAAGCTGCTCAGAAGAAGTTAAAGAAGTAA